The Acidianus manzaensis genome has a window encoding:
- a CDS encoding peroxiredoxin, whose protein sequence is MEQQEFRLPLIGEKFPEMEVDTTQGKIKLPDAFAGKWFIIFSHPGDFTPVCTTEFVSFAKKYQEFKNLNTELIGLSVDSTISHIEWVNWIEQNLKVEIPFPIIADPMGNVAKRLGMLHAESSTSTVRAVFIIDNRGIVRLIMYYPLELGRNINEILRSLKALQIIDKTGSVMPANWPNNEIIGDNVLNPPPRTVKDSKLRLGQFKGYAWWLTYKEADKKEVEEAKKLLSS, encoded by the coding sequence ATGGAACAACAAGAATTTAGATTGCCATTAATAGGAGAAAAATTCCCAGAAATGGAAGTAGATACTACGCAAGGTAAGATAAAGTTGCCAGACGCTTTCGCTGGAAAATGGTTCATAATATTTTCTCACCCTGGAGATTTTACACCAGTTTGCACTACAGAATTTGTCAGCTTTGCTAAGAAATATCAAGAATTCAAAAATTTAAACACTGAATTGATCGGATTATCAGTTGACAGTACAATTAGCCACATAGAATGGGTAAATTGGATAGAGCAAAATTTGAAAGTTGAAATACCATTTCCAATAATAGCTGACCCTATGGGTAATGTTGCGAAAAGACTAGGTATGCTTCATGCTGAATCTTCAACTTCTACTGTAAGAGCAGTATTCATTATAGATAATAGAGGAATAGTTAGATTAATAATGTATTATCCTCTAGAATTAGGCAGAAATATTAACGAAATTCTAAGAAGTCTAAAAGCTTTGCAAATTATAGACAAAACTGGAAGCGTAATGCCTGCGAATTGGCCAAACAATGAAATTATTGGAGATAATGTGTTAAATCCTCCACCTAGAACAGTTAAGGATTCGAAGCTAAGATTAGGACAATTCAAAGGATATGCGTGGTGGTTAACTTATAAAGAAGCAGATAAGAAAGAAGTAGAAGAGGCTAAGAAATTACTCTCTTCTTAA
- a CDS encoding lipoyl protein ligase domain-containing protein: protein MSWRFIELPPQDGYHMITSFVSVADYVSRGGKDTLMLFSSKTPFVNVGVHQEVWLEVDLDYTKSHNIPVVRRDLGGGTVVITPGEHDYFIVIREDEAPRNPTELYTKYLTPIVNVLKSYGINATLRDQDIVVNGKKISGNGAMTYEKAVVITGNILMHLDIDLISKCVRVPDEKFRDKMAKDMRDWLTSLENEIGRVPSREELNKKIKEEYEKELGIKFESSSLTPEEIELWDKLAEEKKNEEWIYYRDNRHPDLKTERCVKISSAVALCHLDYKARKLIRITVKIVNKKIQEVSISGDFFIMSPKDFLDYLEDKLTGADPEKIPEIINQTFEEKKPVIFGFTKEDLNTAFQKILEKPEVQEIL from the coding sequence ATGTCTTGGAGATTTATTGAACTTCCTCCCCAAGACGGCTATCATATGATCACTTCTTTTGTTTCCGTAGCAGATTACGTAAGTAGGGGAGGAAAAGATACTTTAATGTTATTTTCTTCAAAAACCCCTTTCGTAAATGTTGGGGTTCACCAAGAAGTATGGTTAGAAGTAGATTTAGATTATACTAAGTCTCATAATATACCAGTTGTTAGAAGAGATTTAGGCGGAGGAACAGTCGTAATTACTCCTGGAGAACATGACTACTTTATTGTCATAAGAGAAGATGAAGCTCCCAGAAATCCTACAGAATTATATACTAAGTACCTAACGCCAATAGTAAATGTACTAAAAAGCTATGGAATTAACGCTACATTAAGGGATCAAGATATAGTAGTTAACGGTAAGAAGATAAGCGGAAATGGAGCAATGACTTACGAAAAAGCAGTAGTAATAACTGGAAACATTCTAATGCACCTAGATATAGATCTTATCAGTAAATGCGTAAGAGTTCCAGATGAGAAGTTTAGAGATAAAATGGCAAAAGATATGAGAGATTGGTTAACGTCATTAGAAAATGAAATAGGAAGAGTTCCATCTAGAGAAGAATTAAATAAGAAAATAAAGGAAGAATATGAAAAAGAGCTAGGAATAAAATTTGAATCCTCAAGTTTAACACCAGAAGAAATAGAACTTTGGGACAAATTAGCAGAAGAAAAGAAGAATGAAGAATGGATATATTACAGAGATAATAGACATCCTGACTTAAAAACAGAAAGATGCGTAAAAATTTCTTCTGCAGTGGCATTATGTCACCTTGACTATAAAGCAAGAAAATTAATAAGAATAACTGTAAAAATAGTAAATAAGAAGATTCAAGAAGTATCTATTTCAGGAGACTTCTTTATAATGAGCCCAAAGGATTTCCTAGATTACTTAGAAGATAAACTAACTGGAGCAGACCCAGAAAAGATACCTGAAATAATAAACCAGACATTTGAAGAAAAGAAACCAGTAATCTTCGGATTTACAAAAGAAGACCTAAACACAGCATTTCAGAAAATCTTAGAAAAACCAGAAGTTCAAGAAATCTTATAA
- a CDS encoding OsmC family protein — protein sequence MMTFTAEGKLEGDVAKISINCNEYQIGLFGSDYPTPEEMLLGSALSCLLLTIYYVAKEKDVKIDEAYGYIEGTMDPRGFQGDPNVPPGLLEVNYEITVKSKDDRIKEVLEESEKRCPLKDTLSRPIKINVKWNLKS from the coding sequence ATGATGACTTTTACAGCAGAAGGAAAACTTGAAGGGGACGTAGCAAAAATTTCAATAAACTGTAATGAATATCAGATAGGATTATTTGGTTCAGATTATCCTACACCAGAAGAAATGCTTTTAGGTTCAGCCTTATCATGTCTCCTACTTACTATATACTACGTTGCAAAAGAAAAAGATGTAAAGATAGACGAGGCATACGGCTATATAGAAGGTACAATGGATCCTAGAGGATTCCAAGGAGATCCTAACGTTCCCCCAGGTTTACTTGAAGTTAATTATGAAATTACAGTTAAGAGCAAAGATGATAGAATAAAGGAAGTATTAGAAGAATCTGAAAAAAGATGCCCATTGAAAGATACTTTATCTAGGCCAATAAAAATTAATGTAAAATGGAATTTGAAAAGCTAA
- a CDS encoding xanthine dehydrogenase family protein molybdopterin-binding subunit, with translation MKRTDLGEILKGKGNYVDDLPFSGYYAYFVRSQYAHAKIRKIEVDEAKNRGALILTGDDLKVSIETTKTESEGSSTVLPLAYKKVRYVGEPIAIVLAEDPYKAVDLGELINVDYEPLPPVTSVDEALKDNSILFEELGTNVVYKNVYEYGNLPTSDNSINLDLYWSRSSGNPIETFGVIVYPGNQLTIYSNVQASYFQSQTISKYLGKVRLIPTRQGGSFGSKFSVTNYIIALGLASKKFGVPVKWIETRTEHLEASNSSGPERKFNITAYFRSDGTITGLDFKVLEDVGATIFNGQALKPMGILAGPYKIRNIRYDVKMLSTNKNPAGAFRGAGTPPHTWALERTVDAIADELHMDRAEIRMKNFIDEFPYEAPYAFYDSGNPKKLMEIALSRKDIFELRKKGYGIGIASSTDPSTPSGQEGVRIRVKNGKVYLGIGYGPEGQGNEHVGRLLLSQLLHIPMDKIEIEVLDNLESVSSFGPGGSRMSVFLSGAIKGAVEELQRQFREYGEFKDGYFIKGDRKTSILDLEGEVSYVYSLQGKTRFNAYPFAVDIAVVKLDESGLIKPVKLIVYIDPGNPLDVDVVKEQVIGGSFIGVSVALYEAYRYSKEGQLETLSLSDYGFPTAVEMPEFEVNIVPEYSPFTPMGSKGIGEIPVGVSAAAVTSAVEDLLKRKITKIPVS, from the coding sequence ATGAAACGTACAGATCTAGGAGAAATATTAAAAGGAAAAGGAAATTATGTAGATGACCTTCCATTTTCTGGTTATTACGCTTACTTTGTAAGGAGCCAATACGCTCACGCTAAAATAAGAAAAATTGAAGTAGATGAGGCAAAAAATAGAGGAGCATTAATCCTTACTGGTGATGATTTAAAAGTTTCTATAGAAACTACAAAAACTGAAAGCGAAGGCTCATCAACTGTACTCCCATTAGCTTATAAAAAAGTAAGATATGTAGGAGAACCAATAGCTATAGTGCTAGCAGAAGACCCTTACAAGGCAGTAGACTTAGGTGAGTTAATAAACGTTGATTATGAGCCTTTACCTCCAGTAACTTCAGTCGATGAAGCATTAAAAGATAATTCAATTCTTTTTGAAGAATTAGGAACTAATGTAGTATATAAAAACGTTTATGAGTATGGAAACTTACCCACATCAGATAATAGCATAAATTTAGATCTGTATTGGAGTAGATCCTCAGGAAATCCAATTGAAACTTTTGGAGTAATAGTGTATCCTGGCAATCAGTTAACTATTTACTCTAACGTTCAAGCATCGTATTTTCAATCTCAAACTATTTCAAAATATTTAGGAAAAGTTAGATTAATACCAACTAGACAAGGAGGAAGTTTTGGTTCTAAATTTTCCGTGACTAACTACATAATTGCTCTGGGCTTAGCTTCTAAAAAATTCGGAGTTCCAGTAAAATGGATAGAAACTAGAACTGAGCATCTAGAAGCTTCAAATAGTTCTGGGCCAGAAAGGAAATTCAACATTACAGCTTATTTTAGGTCAGACGGAACAATAACAGGATTGGATTTTAAAGTTTTAGAAGATGTTGGAGCTACTATATTTAATGGACAAGCATTAAAGCCCATGGGTATACTAGCTGGTCCATATAAAATAAGAAACATAAGATATGACGTAAAAATGCTTTCAACTAACAAAAATCCTGCAGGAGCGTTTAGAGGAGCAGGAACACCACCACATACTTGGGCATTAGAAAGAACTGTAGATGCAATAGCTGACGAACTACACATGGACAGAGCAGAAATAAGAATGAAGAATTTTATCGATGAATTTCCTTATGAAGCACCTTACGCATTTTACGATTCTGGAAATCCTAAAAAATTAATGGAAATTGCGTTGTCAAGAAAAGATATTTTCGAATTAAGGAAAAAAGGATACGGTATAGGGATAGCATCTTCAACTGATCCAAGTACACCATCAGGCCAAGAAGGGGTAAGAATTAGGGTAAAAAATGGAAAAGTATACTTAGGAATAGGATATGGACCAGAAGGTCAAGGAAACGAACATGTTGGCAGATTACTTTTATCACAATTATTACATATTCCAATGGATAAGATAGAAATTGAAGTGTTAGATAATTTAGAATCAGTTTCTAGTTTTGGACCTGGCGGAAGTAGAATGTCAGTATTTTTATCTGGAGCAATAAAAGGTGCAGTAGAAGAACTACAGAGACAATTTAGAGAATATGGCGAGTTTAAAGATGGCTATTTCATTAAAGGAGATAGGAAAACTAGCATATTAGATTTAGAAGGAGAAGTCTCTTACGTATATTCTCTACAAGGTAAAACTAGATTTAACGCCTATCCTTTCGCTGTAGATATCGCTGTAGTAAAACTAGATGAGTCAGGTTTAATTAAACCAGTTAAATTAATAGTCTATATTGATCCTGGAAATCCTCTGGACGTTGATGTTGTTAAGGAACAAGTTATAGGAGGCTCCTTTATAGGAGTATCAGTTGCATTATATGAAGCATACAGATATTCTAAAGAAGGACAACTCGAAACTCTTAGTTTATCAGATTATGGATTTCCGACAGCCGTAGAAATGCCTGAATTTGAAGTTAATATAGTTCCAGAATATTCTCCTTTCACTCCTATGGGATCTAAAGGTATAGGAGAAATTCCTGTAGGAGTGTCAGCAGCTGCAGTAACTAGCGCAGTAGAAGATCTATTAAAGAGAAAAATCACAAAAATTCCTGTTAGCTGA
- a CDS encoding glycine cleavage system protein H, whose product MVTESNCEIPEDLLYYIEGKNTVWAKQEGDLVIVGITDVAQTMAGKVVKVRIKKKGIKVEKGKPVATMESGKWAGPVPAPVSGEIVEANTEVEKSPILVNQDPYGKGWLVKMKPSNPEDLKQLFTGAQAVQKLKELIASEKISCKRL is encoded by the coding sequence ATGGTAACTGAATCGAATTGTGAAATCCCCGAAGATCTTCTCTATTATATAGAGGGGAAAAATACTGTATGGGCAAAACAAGAAGGAGATTTAGTTATAGTAGGAATAACTGATGTAGCACAAACAATGGCAGGAAAAGTTGTTAAAGTTAGAATAAAGAAAAAAGGAATCAAAGTAGAGAAAGGAAAACCAGTAGCAACAATGGAAAGCGGAAAATGGGCAGGACCAGTTCCAGCTCCAGTATCTGGAGAAATAGTAGAGGCAAATACAGAAGTAGAAAAAAGCCCAATCCTAGTAAACCAAGATCCTTACGGAAAAGGATGGCTAGTAAAAATGAAGCCATCAAATCCAGAAGATCTAAAACAATTATTTACTGGAGCTCAAGCAGTTCAAAAATTGAAAGAACTCATAGCAAGCGAGAAGATATCATGTAAGAGGCTGTGA